A single region of the Prochlorococcus marinus str. MIT 0917 genome encodes:
- a CDS encoding LysR family transcriptional regulator, producing the protein MAEIPFTLDQLRILKAIVDEGSFKKAADSLFVTQPAVSLQVQNLEKQLEIAIFDRGGRKAQLTEAGKLLLNYCEKILGECQETCKAIEDLNNLKGGSIIIGASQTTGTYLMPRMIGLFRQKFPEVSVQLQIHSTRRTGWSVANGQIDIAIIGGQLPLELNESLQVIPFATDELALVLPTKHPLAKSKELKKEDLYSLRFITLDNQSTTRKVLDKLLSSSGLDVQRLHIEMELNSLEAIKNAVQSDLGAAFLPVVSIERELSGGSIHRPIVADLEVKRELKVITNPGRYSSRAAEAFTKDILPLFASSFSPLFNAKN; encoded by the coding sequence ATGGCCGAGATCCCATTCACTCTTGATCAACTAAGAATCCTCAAAGCAATTGTTGATGAGGGAAGCTTTAAAAAAGCTGCTGACAGCCTCTTTGTTACACAACCGGCTGTGAGTTTACAAGTTCAAAACCTTGAAAAACAACTAGAAATTGCCATATTTGACAGAGGTGGCAGAAAAGCTCAACTAACTGAAGCGGGAAAGCTGCTATTAAATTACTGTGAGAAAATCTTAGGAGAGTGCCAAGAGACTTGCAAAGCCATTGAAGATTTAAATAATCTCAAAGGAGGATCCATAATTATTGGAGCTAGTCAAACCACTGGTACTTATTTGATGCCAAGGATGATTGGGCTCTTCAGACAAAAGTTTCCTGAGGTTTCAGTTCAACTTCAAATTCATAGCACTAGAAGGACAGGATGGAGTGTTGCGAATGGGCAAATAGATATTGCTATTATCGGTGGCCAACTTCCATTAGAACTAAATGAATCATTACAAGTAATTCCATTTGCAACTGATGAGTTAGCTCTTGTCTTACCTACTAAGCATCCATTAGCAAAGTCAAAAGAGCTCAAAAAAGAAGATTTATATAGTCTAAGATTTATTACTTTAGACAATCAATCAACCACAAGAAAAGTCTTAGATAAACTTTTATCTTCCTCAGGCCTAGACGTCCAAAGATTACATATAGAGATGGAATTAAATTCTCTTGAAGCTATAAAAAATGCTGTTCAATCTGATCTAGGAGCTGCTTTCCTCCCAGTTGTCTCAATTGAAAGGGAACTTTCAGGAGGAAGTATTCACAGGCCAATTGTTGCAGATCTAGAAGTAAAAAGAGAACTCAAAGTAATCACTAATCCTGGCAGATATTCATCTAGAGCTGCCGAAGCATTTACAAAAGATATCTTACCTTTATTTGCTAGTTCATTTTCTCCGCTGTTTAATGCTAAAAATTAA
- a CDS encoding NAD(P)H-quinone oxidoreductase subunit 5, protein MHSAADFAWLIPLLPLCGAVLIGLGLISFNDLFNRSRKPVAITLLSCLGASAFISYAVLAEQISGNPPVEHLFIWASAGSFELPMGYVIDPLAAVMLTLVTSIAFLVMIYSHGYMAHDPGYVRFFTYLALFSSSMLGLIVSPNLLEIYVFWELVGMCSYLLVGFWYDRDGAAHAAQKAFIVNRVGDFGLLLGILGLFWATGSFDFHGIADGLSEAVSSGTVPVWAALTLCVLVFMGPMAKSAQFPLHVWLPDAMEGPTPISALIHAATMVAAGVFLVARLDPLFSQFPFVGLLIAIIGTVTCFLGASIALTQMDLKKGLAYSTVSQLGYMMLAMGCGAPIAGMFHLVTHACFKAMLFLGSGSVIHAMEEVVGHEPILAQDMRLMGGLRKKMPITAITFFIGCIAISGIPPLAGFWSKDEILGQAFNSFPILWFIGFLTAGMTAFYMFRLYFLTFEGDFRGENQEMQVSLLALAGKEKDEDHENHEVGKIHESAWPMTFPLAALAIPSVLIGFIGVPWDSIFANFLDPIEAVEAAEKFSWGEFLPLATASVVISSAGILLAVLTYYLKRLDLGVSLSKKYPQINSFLQNKWYLDEINEKIFVKGSRKLAREVLEVDAKVVDGVVNLTGLLTLGSGEGLKYFETGRAQFYALIVFGGVIVLVALFGIVGA, encoded by the coding sequence ATGCATTCGGCGGCAGATTTTGCTTGGTTAATTCCACTTCTTCCTCTTTGTGGGGCAGTTTTGATTGGTTTGGGATTAATTAGCTTTAATGATCTTTTTAATCGTTCACGGAAACCCGTAGCAATAACCCTCTTAAGTTGTTTAGGTGCTTCGGCATTTATCAGCTATGCAGTTTTAGCTGAGCAAATCTCAGGCAATCCTCCAGTTGAACACTTGTTTATTTGGGCAAGTGCAGGATCTTTTGAGTTGCCAATGGGATATGTGATTGATCCTTTAGCGGCAGTCATGCTCACTCTAGTAACTTCAATTGCTTTCTTGGTGATGATTTACTCCCATGGTTATATGGCACATGATCCTGGGTATGTTCGTTTTTTTACTTATTTAGCCTTATTCAGCAGTTCAATGCTTGGACTAATTGTTAGTCCAAATTTGCTTGAAATATATGTTTTTTGGGAATTGGTTGGAATGTGTTCTTACTTACTAGTTGGCTTTTGGTATGACAGAGATGGTGCTGCACATGCAGCTCAAAAGGCTTTTATAGTCAATAGAGTGGGAGATTTTGGGTTATTGCTTGGTATTTTGGGTCTTTTTTGGGCAACTGGTAGTTTTGATTTTCATGGAATCGCAGATGGGTTATCAGAGGCGGTTAGTTCTGGGACAGTTCCAGTTTGGGCAGCTTTAACTCTTTGCGTTCTTGTTTTTATGGGGCCAATGGCAAAGTCTGCACAATTTCCCTTACATGTTTGGTTACCTGACGCAATGGAAGGCCCAACTCCCATTTCTGCCCTAATTCATGCAGCAACAATGGTTGCAGCGGGAGTGTTTTTAGTGGCAAGGCTTGATCCTTTGTTTAGCCAGTTCCCTTTTGTTGGATTATTAATTGCAATTATTGGAACAGTCACTTGTTTCCTAGGGGCATCTATAGCTTTGACACAAATGGATTTGAAAAAAGGATTGGCTTACAGCACAGTTTCTCAACTTGGATACATGATGCTTGCAATGGGCTGTGGCGCACCAATTGCAGGAATGTTCCATCTTGTTACTCATGCTTGTTTTAAGGCTATGTTATTTCTTGGCTCAGGTTCAGTTATCCATGCCATGGAGGAGGTGGTTGGTCATGAACCAATACTTGCTCAAGACATGCGATTAATGGGAGGCCTTCGTAAAAAAATGCCTATCACAGCAATAACTTTTTTCATTGGTTGTATTGCTATCAGTGGCATTCCACCTTTAGCAGGTTTTTGGAGTAAAGATGAAATTCTTGGTCAAGCCTTTAATAGTTTTCCAATACTTTGGTTCATTGGTTTCTTAACCGCAGGAATGACAGCTTTTTACATGTTTAGACTTTATTTTCTAACTTTTGAAGGAGACTTCCGAGGCGAAAATCAAGAGATGCAGGTCTCTTTGCTTGCTTTAGCAGGTAAAGAAAAAGATGAAGATCATGAAAATCATGAAGTTGGCAAGATACATGAATCTGCTTGGCCCATGACATTCCCATTGGCAGCTTTGGCAATACCGTCTGTTTTAATTGGATTTATAGGAGTGCCTTGGGACAGCATTTTCGCAAACTTTCTAGATCCCATTGAGGCTGTTGAAGCTGCAGAAAAGTTTAGTTGGGGAGAATTTCTTCCACTTGCAACTGCATCTGTAGTTATCTCATCTGCTGGGATATTATTGGCGGTTTTAACTTATTATTTGAAACGACTTGATCTTGGTGTTTCTCTATCCAAGAAGTACCCTCAAATAAATTCATTTCTTCAGAACAAATGGTACCTAGATGAAATCAATGAAAAAATCTTTGTAAAAGGTAGTAGAAAGCTTGCAAGAGAAGTACTAGAAGTAGATGCAAAAGTAGTTGATGGAGTAGTCAATCTGACTGGATTATTAACTCTTGGTAGTGGAGAAGGACTCAAATATTTTGAGACAGGCAGAGCTCAGTTTTACGCATTGATTGTTTTTGGAGGAGTGATTGTTCTCGTTGCGCTTTTTGGAATTGTAGGAGCATAA
- a CDS encoding segregation/condensation protein A: protein MPVDLLTQNSDSGARLAIRLLQDAAQRGDIDPWDVDVIPVVDGFLDQLKQRIEIPKKISQHFSQNGGSYEVDLAQSSEAFLAASVLVGLKAEVLEAEMFLFDKEVEDDSDFDFGEQGWLDDSFQLPLRPERHLFRRPVAPPPFRRPVTLGELINQLETIAESLKNDELQNRRKLRQKKLSNREVIAQVSSLAHREKLPETTAALAIFINNWEQALNWVDFELLVERWKENSASDDLDTDRVGVFWALLFLCSQGKVEIDQEGSLFSPITLKRLLEPGMVAQLPLASLGVTDGSPAAA from the coding sequence TTGCCAGTTGATCTTTTAACTCAAAATTCTGATTCTGGCGCGAGACTTGCTATTCGTTTATTGCAAGATGCTGCTCAAAGAGGAGATATTGACCCTTGGGATGTGGATGTTATTCCAGTTGTAGATGGTTTTTTGGATCAACTTAAGCAGCGTATTGAAATTCCAAAAAAGATTTCACAACATTTCAGTCAGAATGGAGGAAGTTATGAGGTTGATCTCGCTCAGAGTAGTGAGGCCTTTTTAGCTGCTTCTGTCTTAGTTGGTTTAAAGGCGGAGGTGCTTGAGGCTGAAATGTTCTTGTTTGATAAGGAAGTTGAAGATGATTCAGACTTTGATTTTGGCGAACAGGGTTGGCTAGATGACAGTTTTCAATTACCTCTTCGACCAGAGAGACATCTTTTTAGAAGGCCAGTTGCACCTCCCCCATTTAGAAGGCCAGTTACTCTTGGAGAATTAATAAATCAGCTTGAGACAATCGCAGAGTCTTTAAAAAATGATGAGTTGCAAAACCGTAGAAAGTTACGACAAAAGAAATTAAGTAATAGGGAGGTTATTGCTCAAGTTTCATCTCTGGCTCATAGAGAAAAATTACCTGAAACAACTGCTGCTCTAGCGATTTTCATAAATAATTGGGAGCAAGCTTTGAATTGGGTAGATTTTGAATTATTAGTAGAGAGATGGAAAGAAAATTCTGCATCAGACGATTTGGATACAGATAGAGTAGGAGTCTTTTGGGCTTTATTGTTTTTATGCTCTCAAGGCAAGGTGGAGATTGATCAAGAAGGTTCATTGTTCTCTCCCATAACTCTAAAGAGGCTTTTGGAACCAGGAATGGTTGCTCAACTTCCCCTCGCTTCTTTAGGAGTGACAGATGGCTCGCCGGCTGCTGCTTAG
- a CDS encoding DUF3172 domain-containing protein has product MNQGPYNRRPSPRRRSDLARRQEGNRFNYRKDSNVRDQYESRGSRFKSSGPSDGGGGGGIKINSNSIAILAGVLVIGVGIGSLITSTTSGGQGNIASQQQLDMAVPDPDFCRQYGASAFVIDIEMYTTLNPSTSFVTQPALQPGCVIRRENWTVLQKQGAINNEDVRECKQRMNTFAYIGSIRDQPIVRCVYQADVNENKFIIKGAEEDAVGINKEAIQF; this is encoded by the coding sequence ATGAATCAAGGTCCTTATAATCGACGACCATCGCCTCGTAGGAGATCAGATTTGGCGAGAAGACAAGAAGGAAACAGATTTAACTATAGAAAAGATTCAAATGTTAGAGACCAATATGAATCAAGAGGAAGTCGATTTAAATCGTCAGGTCCCTCGGATGGAGGAGGAGGTGGTGGTATAAAAATCAACTCCAATTCAATTGCTATTTTGGCTGGAGTATTGGTAATTGGTGTTGGCATAGGAAGCCTTATTACAAGCACAACGTCAGGTGGTCAAGGAAACATTGCAAGTCAGCAACAACTGGATATGGCGGTTCCTGATCCCGACTTTTGTAGGCAATACGGTGCAAGTGCCTTTGTTATCGATATTGAAATGTACACGACCTTGAATCCCTCTACAAGCTTTGTTACGCAACCTGCTCTTCAACCAGGTTGCGTTATTAGAAGAGAAAATTGGACGGTTTTGCAAAAACAAGGAGCCATTAATAATGAAGATGTTAGAGAGTGCAAACAGAGAATGAATACATTTGCTTATATAGGTTCTATTAGGGACCAACCAATTGTTCGTTGTGTTTATCAAGCGGATGTCAACGAAAATAAATTTATAATCAAAGGTGCTGAAGAAGATGCAGTTGGTATCAATAAAGAAGCCATACAGTTTTAA
- a CDS encoding NAD(P)H-quinone oxidoreductase subunit 4, translated as MLIPEPIPADFPWLSLSIFFPIVGALIVPFIPDKGDGKEVRWYALIIALITFLITVIAYFKGFNPSQEGLQLYEKVSWLPSLGLTWSVGADGLSMPLILLTSFITSLAVLAAWPVSYKPKLFFFLILAMDGGQIAVFAVQDMLLFFLAWELELFPVYLFLAIWGGKKRQYAATKFIIYTAGSSLFILLAGLAMGFFQGGGIPDFGYTHLAQQNFGKGFQLLCYSGLLIAFGVKLPIVPLHTWLPDAHGEATAPVHMLLAGILLKMGGYALLRFNAQLLPDAHAQFAPLLIVLGVVNIIYAALTSFAQRNLKRKIAYSSISHMGFVLIGIGSFSSLGTSGAMLQMVSHGLIGASLFFLVGATYDRTHTLQLDEMGGIGQNMRIMFALWTACAFASLALPGMSGFISELMVFVGFVTDEIYTLPFRIVVAALAAIGVILTPIYLLSMLREIFFGKENAKLISKAKLVDAEPREIYIIACLLVPIIGIGLYPKIMTDTYMSSIDGLVKRDLLAVERIRSDQATIISNTNLSIGAIEAPIFD; from the coding sequence ATGCTTATACCTGAGCCAATTCCAGCCGATTTCCCCTGGTTAAGTTTATCTATATTTTTTCCCATTGTTGGGGCATTAATTGTTCCTTTTATTCCAGATAAAGGGGATGGAAAAGAAGTTCGATGGTATGCACTAATAATTGCTTTAATTACTTTTCTAATTACAGTCATTGCTTACTTCAAAGGTTTTAATCCAAGTCAAGAAGGTTTGCAATTATATGAAAAAGTTAGTTGGCTCCCATCTCTTGGATTGACTTGGTCTGTTGGCGCAGATGGATTGTCAATGCCATTGATATTGCTTACAAGTTTCATAACTTCTCTTGCAGTTTTGGCAGCGTGGCCAGTTAGCTATAAACCAAAATTATTTTTCTTTTTAATTCTCGCCATGGATGGCGGCCAGATAGCTGTATTTGCTGTTCAAGATATGTTGCTATTCTTTCTGGCTTGGGAATTGGAGTTGTTTCCTGTGTATTTATTCCTTGCAATTTGGGGTGGTAAGAAAAGGCAATATGCGGCGACCAAATTTATTATCTACACAGCAGGCAGCTCGTTATTTATTCTCCTTGCTGGACTTGCAATGGGTTTCTTTCAAGGTGGCGGGATACCAGATTTCGGTTATACACATTTAGCTCAGCAAAATTTTGGTAAGGGGTTTCAATTGCTTTGTTATTCAGGATTGCTAATAGCTTTTGGGGTCAAACTTCCTATAGTTCCTCTTCATACTTGGTTGCCAGACGCGCACGGAGAGGCCACAGCTCCCGTACATATGCTCTTAGCAGGCATACTTTTAAAGATGGGTGGATATGCCCTCCTTAGATTTAACGCACAATTACTGCCTGATGCTCATGCTCAATTTGCACCATTGTTAATTGTTCTGGGAGTAGTAAATATTATTTATGCAGCTTTAACTTCTTTTGCTCAAAGAAATTTAAAAAGGAAAATTGCTTATAGCTCAATAAGTCATATGGGTTTCGTTTTGATAGGTATTGGAAGCTTTAGTTCTCTAGGAACTAGTGGAGCGATGTTGCAAATGGTGAGCCACGGTTTAATAGGAGCAAGTTTGTTTTTCCTTGTTGGTGCAACTTACGACAGGACTCACACTCTTCAATTAGATGAGATGGGTGGTATTGGCCAAAACATGAGGATTATGTTTGCTTTATGGACTGCATGTGCTTTTGCTTCTCTGGCTTTACCTGGAATGAGTGGATTTATCTCAGAATTAATGGTCTTTGTTGGATTTGTAACTGATGAAATTTATACACTCCCTTTTAGAATTGTTGTTGCTGCATTAGCTGCAATAGGAGTCATTTTGACACCTATATATTTATTGTCGATGCTCAGAGAAATTTTCTTCGGGAAAGAGAATGCGAAGTTAATATCAAAAGCAAAATTGGTAGATGCAGAACCTAGGGAAATTTATATAATTGCTTGTTTATTAGTTCCTATTATTGGAATTGGTTTGTATCCAAAAATTATGACTGATACTTATATGTCATCAATTGATGGTTTGGTTAAAAGAGATTTGTTAGCCGTTGAAAGAATTAGAAGTGATCAAGCAACAATTATTAGTAATACAAATTTATCCATTGGGGCTATTGAAGCCCCTATTTTTGATTGA
- a CDS encoding NnrU family protein, giving the protein MTFSDTHGSSFWMILLLFFFAVIHSGGAALRVKAESVIGARAWRLIFALASIPSAVILVGYFISHRYDGVRFWNFQGASGLIPLIWILSAISFLFLYPATYNLLEIPAVLKPKVRIYATGIIRVTRHPQAIGQIIWCFAHLLWIGTSFTLVTCLGLIAHHLFAIWHGDRRLTLKFGKEFEEVKQKTSIIPFLAVLDGRQKLQIKEFLRPSQMGILIAVIFFWWSHKFISVGAQRFLSFDLTELLARIA; this is encoded by the coding sequence ATGACATTTTCAGATACTCATGGTTCAAGTTTCTGGATGATATTACTTTTATTTTTTTTTGCGGTTATTCATAGTGGTGGAGCAGCTTTAAGGGTGAAGGCGGAGAGTGTAATTGGTGCAAGAGCATGGAGATTGATCTTTGCTCTTGCCAGTATTCCCTCAGCTGTGATTTTGGTTGGTTATTTTATTTCTCATCGTTACGATGGAGTTAGGTTTTGGAATTTTCAAGGAGCTAGCGGACTTATTCCTTTGATTTGGATTTTAAGTGCAATAAGTTTTCTTTTTTTATATCCAGCTACGTATAACCTTTTAGAAATTCCTGCTGTCCTAAAGCCCAAAGTAAGAATATATGCAACAGGGATTATTAGAGTCACTCGCCATCCCCAGGCAATTGGTCAAATTATTTGGTGTTTTGCCCATTTACTTTGGATAGGTACAAGTTTTACTCTTGTTACTTGCTTGGGATTGATTGCACATCATTTGTTTGCTATTTGGCATGGTGATAGAAGACTTACTCTCAAATTCGGAAAAGAATTTGAGGAAGTGAAGCAAAAAACATCAATTATCCCATTCTTGGCTGTGTTGGATGGACGACAAAAATTACAAATAAAAGAATTTCTTAGGCCCTCTCAAATGGGGATTCTAATTGCAGTGATTTTTTTCTGGTGGTCCCATAAATTTATTTCTGTTGGAGCTCAGAGATTTCTCTCTTTTGATTTAACTGAATTACTAGCAAGAATTGCTTAA